In Notolabrus celidotus isolate fNotCel1 chromosome 22, fNotCel1.pri, whole genome shotgun sequence, the genomic stretch GTGTTCGCTCTGAGCACCATGATCAGCTCCATGCAGGTACCTGGACTCTGGCGCCACCTTGAGGTCGACTCAAGTGAAATATCACAAACAAGACTTGTCTGTAAAATGATGAAACATTATGCAGATATTTATTTCACCCTTGAGGATTAATCTCTCATAATGGTAATCCCTTTATTTTGAATATATCAACATCATCAGCGTAGAGATTGAATTTATCCAAACCTGTTAGACTAACATTCATGTCAAGAAAATGTTAACAAGTCACACCTTATAATattttagcatgttagctagctgttagcatttagcttaaATCAAAGTATCCAAAGTAGCCCCAAGTAGAGGTTAGCATGACCTTGACTCCTCGTTTCCTTGCTGACTTTTATtcactctgttttcatttcatcaaaCATTTCTACTTcacactttctttctttgtaaacaCTTGAAATATAATAATCTTCTTTTTCAGGTTTACAACATCTCTCAGAACGTTCAAGAGGACGACCTTCAGCACCTTCAGGTAACTCTTACACACTAACATGAAGAATTAGAGACGGCTCAGTACACATGAGGGACGATTCAAATCAGTGAGATGAAACATGAGCGTCAATACCGTTCTCAGACAGCAGAGGGCGCCTACTgcctttgatttgttgtagctTGGTTAGAGTTAGTAGAAGTAAGAGTTTCCCGCCAAATGATATTCAACCACCATGTTAGCATTTTTTATTCTAATAGATTAATGTCCGCTAACGATGGACTCCATAAAGTCTGTCTCTAATCACCAACAACAGATTAAAGTCACCTGACAGTTCTTTGAATAGTATTTCCTATTGACTTACacccacattcacaaacacatggacacCCTCTTACCAGGGTTCATCAtatacacacaatcacaaaccacacacatacacgtttATATGCTCACACCCGCATACatatacaggagctttaaaggggcCTTGCGGTAACTCTCGGATGGCCCTTGGGATTCTACCTGGCACGGGTGGTCGGCCCTGCGCCCGGGGTGGTTGGGGCGTTGGGTTTGGTGGGGCCCTTCGCGGTGTGGGTGGCTGGGGCCTGTGGTTGGGCTCGGGGCCTTTTGACGGGGGGCTGGCGGTGCCTGCCGGGTGCCTGTGCGGCCTCTGGTTCTACTggtgggggaggtgggggggttGTGGGGTTTGGTCCTTGGTTCCTCCTCTGGGCGCTTCTGCGCTCTGTCCCTGTGGCTGCCTGGGGCGGGGCCTGGGGGGCCTCCTGGGTCCTGGGGGTTCGGTGCAGGGGGCGGGTGGGCGGGTTGGGCGGGCGGTGTCCTGGGCTGGGGTTGAGAGAGCCAAAAGGAGGGAAGGGAaagatttaaaatcagtttcCATGAGAACAAACTTTCATAAACACCAGAAGGAGAAAATATAGCAATGTTTATTCTGCAATGTTGAGACACAGTCATATTAATGTGTTGAATTTtgctgttttgtacattttttattggcgatttgtctttaaaatgtaaagaaatcCGAAGAAAGATGTTTTCTTCTAAAGGCGCTGGAACTTTCCCGAGGAACTAGGAACCTTTTAAGGgactctgtgtgttttgatAGCAGGAACCAGGGTTTGAATTTAGCTCTAGGGTAGATGATCTGTCCCTTTAAAAGTCCCTGCTTAGGGGATAGTTCTTTCTGAAGATCTAGGAactttgggggcggggcctttcattcacattaaaaacagctgaTCACTAAAATACGTCTGTACCACCTGATTTATGACTGTCTTTATACTTAAGTATGGCAGAGACTGGAATTACGAGCCGTTCATGGGACTTAATTTCCAAATAACGGTCCTGGACCAGTTCTCTTTACGTCATTGGCCTGATTTGCCTTTTCTTCATGGGTCCCAgtggaaacgcagacaacagcaggccacaggaaccatttagttcctggtgcttttggtcaaaatgcaccttaagatTTTGTGTGCAGTGTTATAAGTGAACTTGGCTGTGAACAGATTTATATCTTAACACTTAAGTCGACTTTTCAGCGTTAAAGACAACAAATCTCAATCAATTTGTCTGAGTGCGTCATGTGTGGGTGGCTGGGGCCTGTGGTTGGGCTCGGGGCCTTTTGACGGGGGGCTGGCGGTGCCTGCCGGGTGCCTGTGCGGCCTCTGGTTCTACTggtgggggaggtgggggggttGTGGGGTTTGGTCCTGGGTTCCCCCTCTGGGCGCTTCTGCGCTCTGTCCCTGTGGCTGCCTGGGGCGGGGCCTGGGGGGCCTCCTGGGTCCTGGGGGTTCGGTGCCGGGGGCGGGCGGTGTCCTGGGCTGGGGTTGGCCGGCCggcgtggtggtggtgggggcagGGGAAGGGGAAGGGTCCATTCATTGGCCCTCCTCTGTCCTGCTGCGCCTACTCTGCTCGTGCGGCCTGCAGCGGGGGTTggataaataaatttaaaaaaaaaaagaaaaaaaaaagaatagtaTTTCCCTGAGACTCAAAGAGCTTTACTGCAACAAGAAATCAAAGATTGTAACTTCTGAGTTTctatcagtttttgaagtctctTAAAGGTACAGACACTTCTTCTCACACTGACTCACGTCTCTGTCCTCAGCTCTTCACAGAGTACGGCAGGCTGGCCATGGAGGAGACTTTCCTCAAACCGTTCCAGGTATTTCTAaatctgtttctcctgctggaTGGATTATGAACACAGTTCTGACTGACTTTAGGTTTAGGATCAGATAATTTCATCCTGAtccagtttttgttttgagtCTTTCTCTTGTGTTGTTGATCCATGTGATACCTTTGTTTCCTCAGTCCATGATCTTCCTGGTTCGAGACTGGAGCTTCCCGTACGAGTTTCCGTACGgtcaggatggagggatgaagttCCTGGAGAAGAGGTTGAAGGTGGGTCATCGAACGAGTCCAGATATGTGTGAATACTAAAAACCTTAATGATTAAAAAGAGTGCAATGTTAAGAAATTATTATGAGATATTATGGGATGGAAAGTCAAATTTATGAGATAAAAGTCTAAATGATAACAGATATGTTCAACATTAAGagataaaagacacaaaaacagaataaaatgtgacagtaaacagatgaaaTTATCATGCAAAAAATTCAATTTATggataaaacagtttttaataacataaaTAGTAAAAATTAGGAGATAAAAGTTTTAGATAAAAAGACAATTTCAGAAATAAAAGTCACTAAACTGAGAAAAATAGTAAAAGTAatgataaaaaagttaaaataatgagttataaatTCAAACTGATGGTATTaaaatggatgattagaaaataaaaagtctaaatgataaaataaatattaataagtTTAAGATAAAAGTCTTCATTATGAGATAAAGAGCAGAAATGTGATTGAAACATCGTATTCATCAGATAAAAGTTAATATTTTGAGATTTTAAGTTTTAATCAAGAGATGGTAAGTCATAATGTTGAGACATGAATTGAGAATTTAGcgtcaaaatgtcaaaattatgagataaaatgtAGATTTTTGAGATGAAGAGTCAAAAATGAGATACTGCCAAAATGTATTGGATTGGAAAATTATATTTATgagataaaaagaaacattttgaaatgttaaattgacaTTATGGGATAAAAAGACAAGACTACATGAAAAAAAGTTACAATTTGAGATTAAAATTGATATGAAGTTACAGCTGAAGGAGACTTAATAATGAGATAAGAACATCTAacattttatctcataatttaatattttgtctCATTAGTTTCCTCTCTCTCATGTTTTACTGACAGTAAAGGCCTCTGGtagtcctctctgctgtaaactGATAAATGAACATGTGGAACATCTCACTAACGTCTCctttaaaactaaaataagcttcattttaaatttcactctcatgtttgtgtttcagatctCTGAGAATCAGCATGAGGAGCTGCAGAACGTTCGTAAACACATCCACTCCTGCTTCACCAACATCTCCTGTTTCCTGATGCCTCACCCCGGACTCAAAGTGGCCACCAACCCGCTCTTTGATGGGAGAATCTTAGGCACGCTCCCTCCTTCGTCTTCataatcagtgtttttatttcatatttaaaacacacaaaggacaCAACTGACAGAACATATGctcacctctctcctccctctctccctctctcctccctctctccctctctcctccctccctccagagATCGACGGGGATTTCTTGAACAACCTGAAGGTCCTGGTCCCCTGGCTGCTCAGTCCTAGCAACATCGACGTGAAGGAGATCAACGGCAGCAAGATCACCTGCAGAGGTCTGGTGGAGTACTTCAAGGTCAGAACAAATTAAAGTTCTCTTTAAAcgctcttcatcttcatcaagtAACAAACGTTCATCAGCATCCTGCAAACCTGCTGCTTCTAATCCAACCTTTATTTCAGGCGTACATCAAAATCTACCAGGGCGAGGAGCTGCCTCATCCAAAGTCCATGCTGCAGGTACACTATCACataaatatcacacactgtacctttaaatatcacacactgtacctttaaatatcatacactgtacctttaaatatcacaccctgtacctttaaatatcacacactgtacctttaaatatcacacactgtacctttaaatatcacacactgtaccatcacacactgtacctttaaatatcacacactgtacctttaaatatcacaaactttaaatatcacacactgtacctttaaatatcacacactgtacctttaaatatcacacactgtaccatcacacactgtacctttaaatatcacacactgtacctttaaatatcacacactgtacctttaaatatcacacactgtacctttaaatactacacactgtacctttaaatactacacactgcacctttaaatactacacactgtacctttaaatatcacacactgtacctttaaatatcacacactgtacctttaaatatcacacactgtacctttaaatactacacactgtacctttaaatatcacacactgtacctttaaatatcacacactgtacctttaaatactacacactgtactttaaatatcacacactgtacctttaaatatcacacactgtacctttaaatatcacacactgtacctttaaatatcacacactgtacatttaaataccacacactgtacctttaaatactacacactgtacctttaaatatcacacactgtacctttaaataccacacactgtacctttaaatactacacactgtactttaaatatcacacactgtacctttaaatatcacacactgtacctttaaatatcacacactgtacctttaaatactacacactgtacctttaaatactacacactgtacctttaaatatcacacactgtacctttaaatatcacacactgtacctttaaatatcacacactgtacctttaaataccacacactgtacctttaaataagagAAGATAAAGTGAGCACCTGTTCATCTTGTCTTCTGGTTCCTCTCAGGCCACAGCGGAGGCGAATAACTTGGCAGCGGTTGCCGCGGCGAAGGATCTGTACAACAAGAAGATGGAGGAGGTGAGTAAAAGATGTTAACCTCCACCCTCTGCCCCGGCtgtctccatcctcctccactCACCCTCTGCTTTCTGTTCCAGGTCTGCGGGGGGGACCGGCCCTTCCTGGCCCCCAGCGAGCTCCAGAACCGACACAGCGCCATCAGGGAGGAGGCCCTGCAGGTGTTCAAGGGCGTGAAGAAGATGGGTGGCGAGGAGTTCAGCCGGCGctacctgcagcagctggagggcGAGGTCGACGAGGTGTTCGTCCAGTACATCAAGCACAATGACTCCAAGAACATTTTCCACGCCGCCCGCACGCCGGCCACGCTCTTTGTGGTCATCTTTGTCATGTACGTGGCCGCGGGCATCACGGGCTTTGTGGGCGTGGACGTCATTGCCAGCTTGTGTAACATGATCCTGGGTCTGGCTCTGATCACTCTCTGCACCTGGGCCTACATCCGGTACTCCGGGGAGTACAGAGAGCTGGGGGCCGTCATCGACCAGGTGGCCGGTGCGCTGTGGGACCAGGTAACGCCAAAAACTCAAGACCAGAAATCTCTGTCTCAATGTTTGAATCAAAACTCAGCAGGATGTGGGATCAGGGTCTCTGCGTAccttctgcacatgctcacaaacaacaacaacacattcagCCACAGTTTTATACAcaacaatattaaaatgaaagttTCAAAGGTTTCCTAAGACataaatttaatttttatttattcatttattcaattttagttcttaaatgtctttaaaatgtagcgtgaatttttaagtcactttttcaTTACATTAAGATCAATATTTTTGAtctttttcaagtttaaatCACTGttgaatccaaatgttaaatatgaaatcaaatgttaaatataaatccaaatgttaaatataagtataaatgttaagtataaattgaaatgttaaatattaaaatcgaaatgttaaatataaatataaatgttaagtataaatccaaatgttaaatattagatccaaatgttaaatataagtataaatgttaagtataaatgaaaacgttaaatattaaatccaaatgttatatataaatccaaatgttatatataagtataaatgttaagtataaattgaaattttaaatattaaaatcgaaatgttaaatataaatataaatgttaagtataaatccaaatgttaaatattagatccaaatgttaaatataagtataaatgttaagtgtaaatcaaaatgttaaatactaaatccaaatgctaaatctaaataaaaatattaagtaTAAATGAAAacgttaaatattaaatccaaatgttaaatatttaatccaaatgttaaatataagtataaatgtttagtataaatccaaatgttaagtataaatccaaatgttaaatataagtataaatgttaagtataaacCAAAAtggtaatattaaataaaaatgttaaatataagtatACATGTTAagtataaatccaaatgttgaatattaaatcaaaatattaaatctaagtttaaatgttaagttaaaatcaaaatgttaattattaaatccaaatgttaaatataaatagcaCATTTAATTTTGGTACCTCCGCCTGGCAGCAGTGCGAACCATCAACCAAATATTCAGGATCCCAGTActggatttagatttaacatttaacattcagacccttattcaacatttatattcaacatttaacatttagattttttttagtttaatcTAAGATAGCTTAAAAAAACTTGACTTTTAAGTTCTTAAAGCAGTGATATCTTTAATGACCACTAGAGGGCGACAGCCTCCATTAAACCAGAGGGAGTGGGGCTGCAGACAGCAGTGATTATGGGATGttgaatgtgttttctttcatgttatttatatatttgatctAACATGATGATTGTTCTTGTCTCCTTAACGCCTCTGCAGGGGAGCACTAACGAGGTGAGTGTTTACAAACATAGAGATCACACCTTCCCTCctctgctcacctgatctctgGACCTaaaccctctctctcccccccctcctcctctctgctccacagGCTCTCTACAAGCTGTACAACGtagcagccaatcacaggcaCCTGTACCACCACGCCTTCCCCGGGcctcaggtggaggaggaggcggaggagcaGGACAAGAAGAGGGACTGATTAGAGGAGACAGCAGGGACTTTGTGTTGATGGAcaggcgaggaggaggaggaggaggaggaggaggaggaggaggaagaggtgcaTCCTCTCCCATCAGGCactcttttctctcttgttgGCTGTTCCTGCCACCGATGCTCCCCCCTCTTTAAACCCTAATAACAGACGGTGTAATGTTCATGTGTAGGTCAGAGCGTCTGCTTTCAAGCGATGGATGCCATTCCTCATCGTGTCTCACTTTTTGTCCgtgaaagtaaataaataagacgCCGTGTACAGACACTGTCTTCACTCTGCCAGAGGAGACCGTGGCTTCTTGGACTTCCAGCTGTTACTTTCAtatcgggggggggggggtgatttCTCCGCCGTACAGCACCAGGGCCCCGCAGTTCAAACGTAGTCTGATCTGGATTAAAGCTATCAGGAGAGACCAACTCTTAAAATCAGCAACCTCAAGTgttgaaagtgctaaaaactgcaattcctcaagtgtccactagaggctcgCTCCAAACGCAgaggaatccccattaggtcccatATATTACAGAAtcacacattttgttttatttttaaagactgtaaaGGTGCTGATTATATTCGACTCATCAGTATTGATCATATTAAGGCTACACTCACGCACTATAAGGCATTTTTAGGGGCGTGGCTTATTTAACTGACAGGCAGGTGCATTGTACCTGTTAGCCAGTAGGCCTAAGTCCCACCTTagctccgcctctttgcctgtttctaagTCAATTTAAGGGTGAGTCAGTATTCCCAAAATCCATACATGCATCCATCTCCCATACCCCTTATCGCATTCAGGGTCGAAGGGGGCGGAGCCTATCACCGGGCTAACCTCCCGTTTGCGTTGTTCAAACTTTGGAGTAAAATTAGGATAACTATGATCAGAAGAATCTGGATTATCAGACTGGATTACAGGAAAGTAATGTAAGAAAACTTTGAAAAGATCAgacaaaagcaacatttaaacgaTGATGTTGACACTCTTGACGACTTTAGCGCTTTAATAGCTGAATTCCCCGAAGTGACACAACAGATAAAGTCGAAAGTGTTGGGGGTAAAAAAGACTTTCATCCTCATGAATTTTCCATCAAACAGCAGTTCAATCAAACAAAATAtgtaattaaagctcctgtaaggaactttcagtttgtgtggattctggcgccccctgtggacaaagctagTTTAGCAGATTTTGTGTAGACAGTGTTTTTCAACAAAGAATCTCAGCctgctttctttaaatgcaCCTTTTATCAAGAAGATTTGTTGTGGACAATGTTATGAAGGTTGTTTTGGAAGTGTGCCGATCATCACTTCGTCCGATTCTTCGCTTATTGCGTTAAAAGAAAACAGGcgttaaaataactttaaagagACGGTCAATATTCTCTCTAACAGTCTCTTCTGCTTCTATAGTTCATAAAAAGGAATCTATGTTTTtcataacaagctaaaaaatCCTAACTCGAGCTTTAAACTTGACTTGAGTAACTTAGGTTGGTGTTGATTCtgtcgccccctgtggacaaagtacgTAGCTGCAGTTTGAGCACTTTTATCTTCCTTAAAAGTCTGTGTCCAGGTAAAATCAGCATTTCAATTCAGTttttactggagctttaaactaGATGTAACTTGTGTGATTTGTGtggattctggcgccccctgtggacaaagctggtTGTGCAGATTTTGTGTAGGCAGTGTTTTTTCAACAAGAATCTcagcttgttttctttaaatatactATTTTTCAACAGTATTTGTAACGGATGATGTTACAAAGGTTGATTTGGAAGTGTGCGAAACATCACTTCGTACGATTTTTCGCTAATTGCGTTAAAAAAGAACAAGTGTTAAAATAACCTTAAAGAAACAGGCGATTTCCTCTCTGATTGTCTCTTCAggaatgtgtgttttcataacaagctaaaaactcctcactggagctttaaactaGGTGTAACTTCTAATTTGTGTGGCCTCtgtcgccccctgtggacaaagctggtTTTGCAGACTTTTTGCGAAAAGAAAATCTCAGCCTGTTTTCTTTGAATTCACCTTTTATCAGATATTTGTCGTGGTTGATGTTACAAAGGATGATTTGGAACTGTGCGAAACATCACTTTGTCCGATTCTTCGCTAATTGCGTTAAAAAAGAACAAGTgctaaaataactttaaagagACAGGCGATTTTCTCTCTTATTGTCTCTTCAGgaatctgtgtttttcatgacaagctaaaaactcctcactggagctttaaactaGAAGTAACTTTTAATTTGTGTGGCCTCtgtcgccccctgtggacaaagtatgtaGCTGCAGTTTGAGCACTTTGAATCCAGGTTCTTTAAAAGACCGTGTCAGGATAAAGTTTATCATTCCAATTCAGTTTTTACTTAAAAGTCAGGATCCTGGATAGCTAAAAAGCTGAATCTGAAATCCAgatgaaaacatttgaacccCCGGGCCCTGATGATTTTCAACGTATAGCCAAATCCGtgactcctccccctccatTCGTGCCGATCGTTCCGTTCTTTAAAGTTTTAGTGCTGTTTATAGGAAACAATATCTAAGACCTGCGATGTTTGAAAGCCAGATTGTGtactgtatttaaaaacaatgaagctTCTCAAGCGTCATCAGCATGGTAAGTGGTTAATGTGTGTCATCTTTAAGCTCTTAAACCAGGTATACTTTATAAAAATGACTCTTAATGGTTGTGACAAAGTGGTATCGTGCCATAACATTACTTTCACTTGGTATGCAGACGCCCGGCCGCACTTTTCTTCAacagtttttctgttttgactTGATCAGGGAGTTTTTTTGTGCACCGCCGGGTGGAAAAGGTCAAAGTTTACACAACACAGCTGACATTATTATCTCTCACTTTGGAGTCTGCTTACAGTTTTTGTATGTACAGTgacgctctgtgtgtgtgtgagagagagagagagaggttgcaTTGTGTCGTAGAGTCAGTGGGTGAAaccattgttgtgtttttttttttttttgctctcacTGAATGTTCGAGCAAATCCGAGGAATGTAGCCGTTCTGTGGCCGCCGAGGAATCAAAGCGAGCTGCGATGAGGCGGGGGCGACAGCAGCGGGCCCCGCTCTGGAAAAAGGATCCTCATTCCTCGTGGCTTTCATcatcttcacacacactgaagttgAGTCAcgtgtaaagaaaaaaaacaaagtgttgcATGGTGACCGAGGCCAGGCTcccacctctctgtgtttgcagtcGTCGCCGTGTGGATCCCTGGTTGGCTTGGTAGAGACTGTTACTGTacatttgtaaatgtgttgtttttagctTCAGAGTCAGAGCTCACTGTAAAAACGTCCGCACCACAAACAGCCGCAGCGCTCCACTCTCCGTTCCTCTCTGGTCTCCGACAGCACAGGAACACTGTCATGCATATTTAGCGAGTTTATCCTGAGGTCTGACCTCAAGGGATGGAAATTGAAAGGCACTGCAGCAGAGTGGCTTCTTGAGTCTTCCACAATGTATAATCAGCATCAAGTGAGGCCTTCACATCCAGGAACCATCAGGTCCGCTTTAAGACTACTGCTgaggtttcttcttcttcttcatgtcgGTGAAGCGTCCGTTCATAAATCAGAGAAGTAGCATTTTGTTTACgttgtgttgctttttaaaatctgctctCGAAGGTTTTCAAGTAAGTCGCCCCTGAAGCAGCCCCccccccatccatccatccactctgACACCAACTCTGGATCGCCCGGGAGTCAACACCGCAAAGTTTCCAAACACGCAGTTTCAGTTAGGAGAAATAATAAAGTTGGACCAAATTAATGAACCGGACTCtgagttctttctttctttctttctttcaaccccccaaaaaaacaaagacctgAACACCAGGAAGCTTTTATTAAAGGCTTACTTgacaatgcttttattttgaaggtgcaTCCAGGACAGTTATTTAG encodes the following:
- the atl1 gene encoding atlastin-1 isoform X2, which encodes MAKHRKERDSWGSLGDKNVYDWSSEEEEPDGRARPVQVLLVKDDHTFELDEAALSRILLAEEVRDREVVAISVAGAFRKGKSFLMDFMLRYMYNHASETWLGDSEEPLTGFSWRGGSERETTGIQIWSEVFLVDKPDGRKVAVLLMDTQGTFDSQSTLRDSATVFALSTMISSMQVYNISQNVQEDDLQHLQLFTEYGRLAMEETFLKPFQSMIFLVRDWSFPYEFPYGQDGGMKFLEKRLKISENQHEELQNVRKHIHSCFTNISCFLMPHPGLKVATNPLFDGRILEIDGDFLNNLKVLVPWLLSPSNIDVKEINGSKITCRGLVEYFKAYIKIYQGEELPHPKSMLQATAEANNLAAVAAAKDLYNKKMEEVCGGDRPFLAPSELQNRHSAIREEALQVFKGVKKMGGEEFSRRYLQQLEGEVDEVFVQYIKHNDSKNIFHAARTPATLFVVIFVMYVAAGITGFVGVDVIASLCNMILGLALITLCTWAYIRYSGEYRELGAVIDQVAGALWDQGSTNEALYKLYNVAANHRHLYHHAFPGPQVEEEAEEQDKKRD
- the atl1 gene encoding atlastin-1 isoform X1, with the translated sequence MAKHRKERDSWGEWSLGDKNVYDWSSEEEEPDGRARPVQVLLVKDDHTFELDEAALSRILLAEEVRDREVVAISVAGAFRKGKSFLMDFMLRYMYNHASETWLGDSEEPLTGFSWRGGSERETTGIQIWSEVFLVDKPDGRKVAVLLMDTQGTFDSQSTLRDSATVFALSTMISSMQVYNISQNVQEDDLQHLQLFTEYGRLAMEETFLKPFQSMIFLVRDWSFPYEFPYGQDGGMKFLEKRLKISENQHEELQNVRKHIHSCFTNISCFLMPHPGLKVATNPLFDGRILEIDGDFLNNLKVLVPWLLSPSNIDVKEINGSKITCRGLVEYFKAYIKIYQGEELPHPKSMLQATAEANNLAAVAAAKDLYNKKMEEVCGGDRPFLAPSELQNRHSAIREEALQVFKGVKKMGGEEFSRRYLQQLEGEVDEVFVQYIKHNDSKNIFHAARTPATLFVVIFVMYVAAGITGFVGVDVIASLCNMILGLALITLCTWAYIRYSGEYRELGAVIDQVAGALWDQGSTNEALYKLYNVAANHRHLYHHAFPGPQVEEEAEEQDKKRD